TGACTCGAGCGCCGTGGTCTCGGCTGGCCGGTTGGCTACATGCTAGCAGATATGACTTGCCTATCCGTAAACAAATGTCCCGTTGCCCCCACTCTTGGTCGGTTGTTTAAGAGgcttttttgtaaatattacCAGCTCAGTGAGAAGTTTAAACAATCACCTTTCGTTGTCTGTTTCCTTTAACTGTGTCACAACTCCTTTAACGTTAGCTCGTTGATTGGATGTGTCGACATAGCCTGCGCTAGCATTAGCTCTGGCTCCTGACACTTGTTGTCTTGACtgcttttgtctttatttataaaaacGTCTTTGTGTCTTCATGGCTGTAATGTGACTTTTATGCACTGAAAGCCAGGTAGATTTTTAACTGCATgcaaaaagggggaaaaaaaaaacaagcagcgACGTGACCACAGCTGCAGATGGATGCTAACAAATAACAAACCAGCTAACCTAGTTCTAGGTTTGCATGAatgaatatattaataaagTCCTGTTTCTGTCATTATTGCAGAGTTAAAATTGTGTGAGTGCTCTCCTCGTCCACCTGGCACTCCCCTTTGTCTGCAAGTCATTGAAAGACCTCATTTATGAACTGACCTCATTCTGCATAAAATTGAATTCCAGCCAGTGTGTGACTGGCTGAGTGAGACTGTACATTAACCAGATATTTGTCTGCTTACTAGCCTGTGAATGGTGGATTTCAAGGGGTGTGACAGTGGCTGAGTACTAGTTACCTGGTGTTAATACAGGGAGGACCTCAACTCATGTGAGCCTGTTGAATGTGGTCCAGTCCTGACAGAGACATGCTGCTAGAGCAGCTCTTCTACATGTGTTTGGGCTTGTCTGCAGAGAAGAGGCACATACTGTTCCTCCTCACCAGGGGTTTCTTCTTCGGCCAACATGGCTTTGTCTTCTGGGAACCCCACAAGAATGCTGTGGCGGATAAATCCTTTCTTCTTGCCTTCCCCATTCATTGGCTAAAGCATGACAAGTCAAACAAATTTACCAACCACATTGTGCAAATTAAGTTGAGCAGCTTTTAAATTGCATTTGAAATCTAAATAAAAGTTGAGTTACAGTAGGATTCAATGTGCACAATGAACCAATGAGGACTTATCAGGTTTTGTCAGTGTGGAAATCGAACCTCATCTCCCATTCAGAAATATGCAAAACAGAATCCCAGTTGAGTAATTACACAAATATGGACATTCTTAAATCAAAATGAGACAAATTGAGGGTCCtatttaaagaataaagaatagcGTTTTGCATCTAATCTCTACATGCAGATGCTCGTAGAGCAACATAAGGGGTTGCTCTGGCTAAGATCGCTCTGATCAGGAGTCCCTTGTCTTCCTCATAGACACTTAGGATGTGGCTAATGATGTCAGAATTGTCTAAAGTAGAAATTCAACATCTGACATAATACCCTTTATGGGATAGTTTTCCCAGTCACTATCTCAACAATTTATACTGTTCAATTGGATTAAAGCAAAAAGTAAattggagacagagagagacagaattcAACCCAATCAAAATTGAAGCTACCTTAATTGGTAATGATCTGTATTCTTTTACCAGTGGTTAAGATACAGCTCACCACAGATATCTAAATATATCCATCTGTCAAAACAAACGGAAAGGTGTTAACAGCCACACACGACACTGTTGTGATTAAAGGAAACTTAATGCTCAGTATTACAGCATCAGCTTAgttgttacatttctgtttttaagttAGTACTTATAACAGTTAGTGCTGTGGTTCACTCATGTTCAGTCTTTTTAGATGTGTGAGTTTGCATTAATTGATAGCTGTAACGATTTGTCAGTTgatcgattagtcgattgaaGCATAAAATCCCAAATTCTCTGTACCTTCTACAATGTgattatttgcttgttttcttggCCTTTTAcaattgtaaactgaatattttgggggtttgGATTGTTAGACAGACAGAACAACACACTCTGTGAGGctatgatggacatttttcaaaattttctgacattttatagacaaaacaatggaTTGATCAGTCATGTAATAATCAGTGTATTAATCGATAAGGAAAACAGTCATTAGGTGCAGCCACTGTTGATTTTTCCTGTTTATAGATTCAAATGAGCTGGCATGATAGCAGCTTTTCTTGGAGCTGTTAACAGTGTTGGGAATTTTTCATGCAAGGCAGCTCAtgggacctttttttttttttttttttttgccctgagTTGATTTTTCCAGGTTACTTTCTTCCTCTCAGGCTTAGTAAGACTTCTGCATCCTTGTCAGAAAGAATCCTCAagggaaaacaacaaacatggcTCTAATCCTAGCCATCTATACTTTGAAGCATATGTTTGGTGGAAATTGTGGAGGGCAATACATATAATGCATATCGCCTTGGAGTTTCAGTTTATAGCAAAAAGGTTCCCTTCCCAGTATATGTTGCGGTATAACAAGCTAACAGATGTTTGCACAGAGAGTAAAGATGTTTgtcagcagagggaggagagctgtAGGGGTATTGCTGTAGATTGTGCATTGATAATTAGGAAATATTGTAGACCTTAACCAAGCATGTAGTTAATAAGGAGAACTAACCTGGTAGACCATTTATTGTGTACCCACATGTCCACTGCTGAAAGAATCTAAAGACAAAACTGCTCAGAGGCAGGAGTCTGTTTGTATGTGGAGGCTTTTTCAGTGCTAAGTCTTGCTGCAAACAATCATAGGTGATCTTATTTAACCTAAGCTACCTTTTGCAGATGACGATGGATGAGAAGTACGTCAACAACATCTGGGACCTTCTGAAGAATGCCATCCAGGAGATTCAGAGGAAGAACAACAGTGGGCTGAGCTTCGAGGAGCTGTACAGGAACGCCTACACGATGGTGCTCCACAAACACGGAGAGAAGCTCTACACGGGCCTGCGGGAGGTCGTCACTGAACACCTTATCAACAAAGTAAGACTAACACAGATGACGGGCAAACACATTTGCAGAACATTAGAGTATATTTTGATAAGACCAGATTATTCAGATGTTTGCATTCATGACAAGGTTATTACACCTTAGTAGACATGTGAGCAACTCTTAAACCATAAACATATCATCAGGCAAGTGATTGTGCTTCTTTCTAACACACAGCGAGGTGTTCCTCCTAGGTTTGGTTAGACACACTGCAGAGTGAATTACAGCTCATGCTTTATGCTCCTGTTTTTGGTGTATTAACTCAAGTGTATAAAAGATCATTACCGCTACGTACTCATGTTTAAGATAAGCTCATCTTGCTAAAGTCTGTGGTGACAAACTGACCCGTAGGTCTTCATGTCACTCTGCAATTACCACAATCATATCTAAATATAATCAGAGCTATTGGTTGAATTATGCAGCTAAATTTAAGATGGAGTCTCTTTTCAGTAGCCTTCTTGGTGCTAAACAGACTCTGTCATGAACTTCATATTTGTGTTACTGTCTTTgtttcaaacaaagaaaaaatggcagaaaacatGCGATATTCCATTCATGAGCAGCCTCATGAGGGCGAGTGAGTGTTTAATGAAGTTGGAAACCTACAGAGGATTCAGAGGTTGTTTCTCTAATGTGATGGGAGATTTGCAAGACTCTTTAGGGATCACTCAGACCTCCTTTTTGATAGATTCCCCATTCCTATGAATGGATGACTGCACAGGAAGTGCATATGTTTGTGGGTAGGGTCCTAGagttgtctttttgttgtttttcagggagggaaatcagtatttttttgATTGACACCTTGACAACATTTTTTCTAACATTTATTTACCTGGAGAAATCCACTATAAATGAATAGAAATGCCAAATGAGTGAATAagattattttatctgtttaaaaACTAATTACACAAGGGATGGAAATCCAGTGCTGATCCTGTAACTGAGATTAATTTGTTTCtgaattcattttaatatgttaaagAGAAGCCATCAGTAAATGCTTTTCTTAAGCTGTTGTACATAATCAGTAACACATCTAGCCATGATTGGCCATGTCAGTGTGGAAATCGAACCTCATCTCTTGGCCATGATATCTGTAGTGAATGCTTCTGTGAAGATACTCAGTGAGCAATATTTCAGCAGGCTGCTGTTGAATAACAGCCAGATGGTTTTACATCTTAATTAAATGCACATTCTCAACTTGGCAGGCATAGTAAATTAGCGGTCGGGGAATGTCAACGAGCAACAGATCAAAGGAGGGAGAACTGACACctgagtgtgtttttattatctaATGATCCAGAGATCACTTTCATGGAAAGCTGCTTAAAATGCAACAAACCTGTTTTAATTAACACATAATCCAATTGAACTAGCATCAGACATTCCTTCTGTCTTTTAGAATAATAGTTTAGACAGTATGATGCAGACTTCTGTAGCAGGTTGCAATCATGTTTCACCAGCTCTACTGTTTCCATCCTTGTCCAGCGGTCTGGCTGCTCCAACTACAAAAACATGGCGACAACTGTAAACACAGTCATTTGACTCCATAATCTCTAGTCAGAAACCACAGGAACTACTACTGAACTACTGttatttacagtctgtggtaCTGTACATTATTATGCTTTCTTGCCCTGTTTTTCACATCCTTCTGGATATAACTTTAGAATTAATATGACATTTGTAGAGAAGATGAAGAGCTTTGCTTatctatttcattttaatatgtctATTGTTAAATATAATGAAGCAGCACTCTGATATACCACAGAAAAATTAGATATTTTCAGAAGTGGTTAACATAAAAGCAGCTTCATAATGACTTTTTTAAGTAACCCATGAGTGTGCACATTGTGTCATTGTTTGAAAGTCATAttcagatttatacatttgctTCCTCCTTACACCTCATCATTTGATCTGGATGTGAAGAAGCAGTTAGTGCGTCTGTGGAGGTTGATCTCATGTAATAATAGGAACACAGGTGATAATTCATCATTTCTGTACAGAAGGAGAATAAAGCGGAGGTCGGTGTGCCCTTAAGAATCTACTCTACAGTTTACAGTGCTGAGTCACACTGCAGTGTGACTGTTATCAAGCTGTTGTGTGCCTGAGTAGTAGAGAAAGGGTATGAAAGGAACAGCAAAGTAGGATCACAATAAAAGACTGCATGAGCAAGAAATTACAAAGTTAGAGCTTAATGaaggggtgttttttttattatttgatttttttctgtcctttgtGAAGTATTCTGTTGTCACTAACACTGCAGAACTTGCTGTAATATACCCATCTCAtgcatctgtgtttgtctgtctctcccaaAGGTACGAGAAGATGTCCTGAACTCTCTAAACAATAACTTCCTCCAAACTCTAAATCAGGCATGGAATGACCATCAGACGGCGATGGTGATGATCAGAGACATCCTGATGTACATGGTGAGCAGCTGATGTTTCCTGAGATTTTCATTGAATACATTTAAACCGTCACAAAGTCTTAACTTCAGACTAAATAATGGCTCACATGAGTGAGAAGAACACAACAGAACTATGACAGTGAATACTGATCTTTATTTTAGAAAAACTGGCTCAAGTCATGCTTCAGGTCCTCGTTATCCACATGTGTTCTGACTAAAGAGATCCACCAGTACAGTTTCAGCTACAGTTTTATATGTATTTGACAATAAATCTGAAACTGTTTTAtagtgctgttgttgttgaatcGTCACTGTGGAGCGAAGAACATCAGGTCTGATTTATAAATGTCACTCTGTAAACAACTGGTCTTAACAGTTAACAGTCTAACTGGTCATAACAACTGTTACGTCAATACATGAGTGAGATTTATGAAAGCGAAATGTGGGATTAGGGTGTTACACTGAAATTAAACCAACCACAATTACAACATACTCGCACAGAACATGAGGAGCCGATAGGAGATTGAATCTAATGCAGtttgacaataataaataataaaataatgacagaaacacatttaagtaGATAAAAGACACGGGCAATAATGTGAGGGGAAAATGCATGTATCCAATGTTGTCCAGGACATtaactcttcttctttgtgtgttttcgtGTGCGTGTATTTTTTCTCCCACAGGACCGGGTGTATGTTCAGCAGAATAATGTAGAGAATGTctacaacttgggtcttataATCTTTAGGGATCAGGTTGTTCGCTACGGCTGTATCAGAGACCACCTACGACAAACCCTGCTGGACATGATCGCACGTGAAAGGAAGGGGGAGGTGGTGGACAGGTagccaaacaaacacagacaggattGATTGCATGACTACCTAATTTACCAGCAATTGATTTTGAAGATGCATATATTAATACAGttgacaatttaatttaatttcagttgcaCATCAATCGGGAATAAAACAGTATTCACATCCTTTCATCATTTGTCATCAGAGGTGGACAGGAGGAGCATGCTTTTGGCATAAACAATAAAAGAGCTGTCAAGTACATCTGTTGCAATTACACCTACTGGGATGTTAATTTGGACAAAGCCTCGGACATTTAGAAACAtagatttcttttttccaaGCCTCATGTACTGTGGTgtgaggggtttttttgtgaTACAGTTAATTGACTGTAAATATTGTCATCTGGCAGTCTTAAAGCCTCAATACTCgatatttttttgttactgaattcttttttttttcagttcaaatCTTGAATCTTGTGCTTCTTGTCTCCATCAGGGGCGCCATCAGAAATGCCTGCCAAATGTTAATGATCCTCGGCCTTGAAGGGAGATCTGTTTATGAAGAAGACTTTGAGGCACCTTTCTTAGAAATGTCTGCAGAATTTTTCCAGGTTTGTGTAACAATGTTTCTCTccctttattgtttattttgatcCCTATTGAATATTAAAATACTGTAGAAACACAGATGATTCCTATAACATCTGTGAAAGGGAATTTACACCACGGCTCTATATAGGATATACACTGTAGACTGCTGCTGATGTGCAATGAGTTATGTTTACAGCTTAATTTtcacagtagttttttttttctctgctggtATTTATTGAAAAGATGGTGCTCAATAAATAACACATGGTTTTAGAGTTCATCTTTTTCTCAGGTACAACATGCTATAAATTAATCTAAATTACCTGATCCATGAAGTCCCAAAACATGTGTAGGAATTCAAGAAACATTTTTGTCACTTGCAGCTCactgtcatttcttttttcactcaGATGGAGAGCCAAAAGTTCCTTGCAGAAAACAGTGCCAGCGTGTACATAAAGAAGGTGGAAGCCAGGATTAATGAGGAGATCGAGCGGGTTATGCACTGCCTGGATAAATCCACAGAGGAGCCCATCGTCAAGGTGGTGGAAAGAGAGCTCATCTCCAAACACATGAAGACCATCGTAGAGATGGAGAACTCGGGTCTGGTCCACATGCTCAAGAATGGCAAGACAGATGGTAAGTGCTCGGTCATTTGTGATTAGCAGTTCGGTGTCACTGTTAGCAGTGAAAATTACATCCTCACAAGCTACAGTGAAAGCTCATGCTTTGCTCTATAAAATATGGAAATCTAAATCTCTAACTCTCTTTAATAAACCTTGTAAATGTCACTTGCAGTAGATGTTTCACTGGATCAGTCACAGTGATGAGGATGGAGTTGTGCTtcgtgtttgtgttttgctcttTGCTCATATAACTAATATGATGCACGGAATCTAATTTTGATGATTAGATTTTAGTGAAACTAGGACTGTAGTGTTTCAGCTTCAGTGATGATGGGTTCACTCTAAATTCACTCTGCGCAAATAAACTTCCTTTGCAGTAGATCTCAGCTGCTCAGTCTTTTTCAGTCAGCGGaaattgattttgtgtgtgtgtgtgtgtgtgtgtgcactcatgCATGTCCATCCACAGATTTGGCGTGTATGTACAAGCTGTTTAGTCGGGTTCCCAATGGGCTGAAGACCATGTGCGAGTGTATGAGCTCATACCTGCGGGAGCAAGGCAAGGCTCTTGTGtcagaggagggagaaggaaagaACCCCGTAGACTACATCCAGGTGAGACGACGGGTCATCAGGAGACATTACAGTGTTTCTGCTCAGTCTCGTGAATTTGCAGGAACATCATGGTAAACTTTTCAATCGATTCAGAGTTGATCATTTCATTAAGAGCACCACATATTCTCAGGATCAATGAGAGTGGAAAAAGACACTGGACACACTAACATCTAATCTTGTTAAAGGCTATCATAAGAAATCCCCTGGCTCAGTATGTGACACATACGTGCAGCGCTGTGATCATAATGCTTTTCCATAACTGCTCTGACCCCATGTTTGTGGCCACAACCCATTGTGGTCTCTGCCTTCAAACCACACTGTGTTGTTGCACTATACTCTTTTAACACATGAAGTCATTGAGGCGACTAGAGGGAACGCACTTAAAGTCTGTTCATTTTTGAGTCTTGCTGGTTTTGAGTTCCACACCTACGCTCCTAGTCTCACTCTAACAGACAGCGGCgccattttttttctaatgagaTCTGCTCTTCTTTGCTGTCACTCTTATTGAAGCTGTAATTAGTGTGTTGAGCTATTGCTAAAGCAAACTAGTGCTCTATTATCCCCACCCAATCCTGTCTTCCTGCCTCCTTCCCACAGGGTTTGCTGGACCTGAAGTCGCGTTTTGACCGTTTCCTCCAGGAATCTTTTAATAATGACCGGCTCTTCAAACAAACGATTGCTGGCGACTTTGAGTACTTCCTTAACCTCAACTCTCGCTCGCCTGAGTACCTCTCGCTCTTCATTGATGACAAGCTGAAGAAAGGAGTAAAAGGGGTGAGCTCTCTGCTGgatctgtatttttattttaggacACACTGACAGATATCACTGACCTGCTTATTGAGGATTTATTTCCACACTGCAACATAAAACCCCTTTGATTTTACACCAAACCACATATCACCCTAATATGACCATCCTGTGTAACCTGtatcattttgttatttgtgtcCAGCTGACAGAGCAGGAGGTGGAGTCTATACTGGACAAGGCCATGGTGCTGTTCCGCTTCATGCAGGAGAAGGATGTGTTTGAGAGGTACTACAAGCAGCACCTCGCTCGCAGGCTGCTCACCAACAAGAGCGTCTCTGATGACTCAGAGAAGAACATGATCTCTAAGCTTAAGGTGAGCAGGAGTGTGATGTAACCACGTTATGTTCTTTGGAGTAAAAAGATGAGATTTCAGTCAATATTTTGTTGGAATAAAAATCCTTTAGCCTATAGATGAGcccaaattatttttgtttcttctacATTTACGtcactgtaatttttttctgtgagtcagctgatactaaaatatgtttatgtgttgAGATAATCAGTGTGATCGTGTTATTGGGAATCTAAACTCTCACGGTAAAGATTGTAATCCTTCTGGTCTTCTTTACTCAGACCGAGTGCGGCTGTCAGTTCACCTCTAAACTGGAAGGCATGTTCCGCGATATGAGCATCTCCAACACCACCATGGATGAGTTTAGACAACATCTACAGACAACTGGGgtgagaaaacacaacacaccacaACTAATTCTGTGGAAATAATGAGCCCGCTTGCTCTCTGTAATCAGTACACGGCTGCTTGACTGACTGAGCATTGCTGCGTTGCTCGGttacataaatataattatGCACCTAAGTATCCATGCCCTGGGAATACATGGTGCTAATTTCTGGCTCATGCTGTGCTGTCACGTGGGTTTTTGTCACCATTGCCAACATTATTGCTGCATTTAGTTGTTATTGTAGATTGAAGACTGTGATTTATGTTTAGCACGTTGTAGTAAATTAGTGAACTATTGAGTCCATAGCTAAAAAGCTCTTTAAACTCATCTAAATCTTCATGCAAATGAAGTTAAGAGAGTTTGAATTTGCAAAGATGCAACACAGTGATCACTTTCAGATAAACAGCACATGTACCTAATTCATGTCAATGCTCTcttgtaattttctgttattttcttctcttcattaAGTTCCATCTTTTTATCCGTTTCTGAACCTCTAATTGCACCGATTTAAAAATCAGTGCACAATTACATCAAGCTACAGAGTGCAATTACATCAGCATGGGTGCAGTCTGAAAATCctgactgtgtgtctgctgttttttcTAACTTCAGGTGTCACTTGGAGGAGTTGATCTCACTGTGAGAGTCTTGACCACAGGTTACTGGCCAACACAATCAGCAACACCCAAGTGCAACATCCCACCTTCACCGCGACATGCATTCGAAGTCTTTAGAAGGTTTGTCTGTTGTTCACAAGTTAattgctgatgtgtgtgtgtgtgtgtgtgtgcgtctggtTTATAGCTGCACTTTGGTTTCAGTCCAATTCTTCTTTCAAAAATGCATCTGTGTGATCTAAACAAGAGATTTAAGTCAGTAAAACACAGTAGGGTTTGGAAGCTGACCAGAGGTCGACTTACAACCTGTAAGCTTTTGTCCATTTCAAAAATTTTAGTTGTCATAAGTTGCTGTCATGTTGTATAAACAAGGTATTTGGTTCTTGCAGGGCCTGTTGCAGAACGTACCAATACTTGAGTTTGATTGATAAAGGCACATTGACGATTCATAGACATTAAACTAGTGTGACTCCACTCTGCTTGTAGGTTTTATCTCGGTAAGCACAGCGGCAGACAACTCACACTGCAGCACCATATGGGCTCTGCAGATCTAAATGCCACCTTCTACGGTCCCATCAAAAAGGTACGTGCACCCTTAAAGGGGAAAACCAGAATGTTTCA
This is a stretch of genomic DNA from Thunnus albacares chromosome 6, fThuAlb1.1, whole genome shotgun sequence. It encodes these proteins:
- the cul3b gene encoding cullin-3b, which encodes MSNLSKGGTKKDTKMRIRAFPMTMDEKYVNNIWDLLKNAIQEIQRKNNSGLSFEELYRNAYTMVLHKHGEKLYTGLREVVTEHLINKVREDVLNSLNNNFLQTLNQAWNDHQTAMVMIRDILMYMDRVYVQQNNVENVYNLGLIIFRDQVVRYGCIRDHLRQTLLDMIARERKGEVVDRGAIRNACQMLMILGLEGRSVYEEDFEAPFLEMSAEFFQMESQKFLAENSASVYIKKVEARINEEIERVMHCLDKSTEEPIVKVVERELISKHMKTIVEMENSGLVHMLKNGKTDDLACMYKLFSRVPNGLKTMCECMSSYLREQGKALVSEEGEGKNPVDYIQGLLDLKSRFDRFLQESFNNDRLFKQTIAGDFEYFLNLNSRSPEYLSLFIDDKLKKGVKGLTEQEVESILDKAMVLFRFMQEKDVFERYYKQHLARRLLTNKSVSDDSEKNMISKLKTECGCQFTSKLEGMFRDMSISNTTMDEFRQHLQTTGVSLGGVDLTVRVLTTGYWPTQSATPKCNIPPSPRHAFEVFRRFYLGKHSGRQLTLQHHMGSADLNATFYGPIKKEDGSEVGVGGAQVTGSNTRKHILQVSTFQMTILMLFNNREKSVFEEIQQETDIPERELVRALQSLACGKPTQRVLTKEPKSKEIENGHVFTVNDQFTSKLHRVKIQTVAAKQGESDPERKETRQKVDDDRKHEIEAAIVRIMKSRKKMQHNILVAEVTQQLRARFLPSPVVIKKRIEGLIEREYLARTPEDRKVYTYVA